A genomic region of Coriobacteriaceae bacterium contains the following coding sequences:
- a CDS encoding ATP-binding protein, whose protein sequence is MLRRKAYQLLLDWKKSQSRKRKALFVTGARQIGKSYLIQHLGRTEYASLVEINLLRDKVAKETLAAARSTQDFINRLAVLSEAPFIEGDTLVFIDEIQELPDVTTYAKFLVEDGRYDYAFSGSMLGTEFKSARSFPVGYVAEIEMRPMDFEEFCWAVGVQEAMLEQVCQSFAQRKPLEAYLHEHLLSQWRTYLVVGGMPEVVQQFVDGNGSLAGIRALQVDLNQQYSYDIAKYAGARALHVQSIFEELPVQLEEERAKFVVTSLGETARYDNYEQDFLWLVRAGVGLKVNKVTEPKPPLRRTQRAASFKLYQSDTGMLVARFPQSLARAVYTDDRSVNMGGVFENAVAQELVAAQFTPYYYLTKKVGEVDFLIESDEGVIAIEVKSGNDYLTHASLSKVLAAPGYEVSRAIVLCRSNFEMRDGILYAPWYATLCFESLNVSDDFFLK, encoded by the coding sequence GTGCTTCGGAGAAAGGCATATCAGCTTCTTCTGGATTGGAAGAAAAGCCAGTCTCGCAAACGCAAGGCGCTGTTCGTAACGGGTGCTCGGCAAATCGGTAAAAGCTATCTTATCCAGCATCTCGGGAGAACGGAGTATGCGTCGCTCGTCGAGATCAATTTGCTACGCGACAAGGTGGCCAAGGAGACGCTGGCGGCGGCACGCAGCACTCAGGATTTCATCAACCGTCTGGCAGTGCTGTCGGAAGCCCCTTTCATCGAAGGCGATACGCTCGTGTTCATCGACGAGATACAGGAGCTTCCCGACGTGACCACATACGCGAAATTCCTCGTAGAAGACGGGCGCTACGATTACGCCTTCTCGGGATCGATGCTGGGAACCGAATTCAAGAGCGCACGGTCGTTTCCCGTGGGATATGTCGCGGAAATCGAGATGCGGCCGATGGACTTCGAGGAGTTCTGCTGGGCCGTTGGCGTTCAGGAGGCGATGCTCGAACAAGTTTGCCAATCCTTCGCCCAACGAAAGCCACTGGAAGCGTACCTGCATGAGCATCTGCTTTCCCAATGGCGCACGTATCTTGTGGTTGGTGGTATGCCCGAAGTCGTTCAGCAATTCGTCGACGGCAACGGTAGTCTTGCGGGCATTCGTGCGTTGCAGGTTGATTTAAACCAGCAGTATTCCTATGACATCGCGAAGTATGCCGGCGCACGTGCACTTCACGTCCAGTCGATTTTCGAGGAGCTTCCAGTGCAACTGGAAGAGGAACGGGCAAAGTTCGTCGTCACCTCTCTGGGGGAGACGGCTCGCTATGATAATTACGAGCAGGATTTCCTCTGGCTCGTGCGTGCGGGCGTTGGGCTGAAGGTTAACAAGGTGACCGAGCCCAAGCCACCTTTGCGTCGTACGCAGCGTGCCGCTTCGTTCAAGTTATATCAGTCGGACACGGGCATGCTTGTCGCCCGCTTTCCGCAGAGCCTGGCGCGTGCGGTTTACACCGATGACCGGTCGGTGAACATGGGTGGCGTTTTCGAGAACGCTGTGGCGCAGGAATTGGTGGCAGCCCAGTTCACGCCTTATTACTATCTCACCAAGAAGGTGGGGGAGGTCGATTTTCTCATCGAGAGCGATGAGGGTGTGATCGCTATCGAGGTGAAATCCGGTAACGACTACCTGACCCACGCATCGCTCAGCAAGGTGCTTGCAGCTCCCGGATACGAGGTGTCTCGTGCCATCGTCCTCTGCCGCTCTAATTTCGAAATGAGGGATGGCATTCTATATGCTCCCTGGTATGCGACACTGTGCTTCGAGAGCCTGAACGTGAGCGATGACTTCTTCTTGAAGTAG
- a CDS encoding LysR family transcriptional regulator — MNFEYLDEFVHLAHSLSFRRTAEHFFVSRSVISRHMTALEESLGTLLFVRDTHGVELTDAGEVFLQEAQSLLRGWNLAQERVKAVSGTGDKLVRIGYLRNGARPFLVRFVNSMAKEHPNIRLSLLCMKYDELRQALEERGVDVAIGMNVDSSISSNYRSTPIYRDHFVIACNRANPLVSMTDGITVDDLRDQRLLIPGSYLSSGLAEGIRSFVDDETLAEAEELYMDMDLLYLKLRTENCVAFVSDMNASMFDGTLSILPIRDMDFCFDISAFYHDEFTGEVYEACRKTFEDCRRALADEEPVSLHWVQE, encoded by the coding sequence ATGAATTTCGAATATCTTGACGAGTTTGTCCACTTGGCGCATAGCCTGAGTTTCCGGCGCACTGCGGAGCACTTCTTCGTGAGCCGCTCGGTCATTAGCCGCCATATGACCGCACTCGAGGAATCGCTTGGCACGCTCCTCTTCGTGCGCGACACGCACGGCGTCGAGCTGACGGATGCCGGCGAGGTCTTTCTGCAGGAGGCCCAGTCCCTGCTGCGCGGATGGAATCTTGCGCAAGAGCGCGTCAAGGCCGTTTCCGGCACCGGTGACAAACTCGTACGCATCGGCTACCTGCGCAACGGCGCACGACCCTTCCTCGTACGATTCGTGAACTCCATGGCCAAGGAACATCCCAACATCCGGTTATCGCTCCTGTGCATGAAGTACGACGAGCTGCGTCAGGCGTTGGAGGAGCGTGGCGTCGATGTGGCAATCGGGATGAACGTGGACAGCTCCATCTCGTCCAACTATCGGTCCACTCCCATCTATCGCGATCACTTCGTCATCGCGTGCAATCGCGCGAACCCCCTGGTGTCCATGACCGATGGCATCACCGTCGATGACTTGCGCGACCAGAGGCTCCTCATTCCCGGCAGTTACCTGTCGTCGGGCCTCGCCGAGGGCATTCGGTCATTCGTGGATGACGAGACCCTTGCCGAGGCCGAGGAGCTCTACATGGACATGGACCTGCTCTACCTGAAGCTCCGCACCGAAAATTGCGTCGCATTCGTCTCGGACATGAACGCCTCGATGTTCGACGGGACGCTCTCGATCCTACCCATACGCGACATGGACTTCTGCTTCGACATCAGTGCTTTCTACCACGACGAGTTTACGGGCGAGGTTTACGAGGCGTGCCGCAAGACATTCGAGGACTGTCGCCGTGCGTTGGCAGATGAGGAACCCGTATCCCTCCATTGGGTGCAAGAGTAG
- a CDS encoding FIST C-terminal domain-containing protein encodes MFKANTGYSTGASAFDAGKEAAAQAVEGLDAPKVAFVYCSCDYNVTAVVDGVKEAIPGVPVLGNTSFTGVIVSDGGYVGGDEPFVGVMVLSSPDMAVGVAAADRAQNDDPFEAGLIMAEAALDAAGKDVAPDFFYMAASPAEEELYLKGISSVIGRVPFFGGSAADNSIAGEWKLYDNDESFGDGCVIALFWDAPAMTNMFTGAYHETDDFGVITKVNGLRTIAEIDGVPAAKKYQEWTGCSDDDIAGGNLLAYSITSPLGVKDRLGDLVAIRHPMNGNDDFTINVGNNLAEKTCVIRMEATVDELIASVPDTLEALIDVMPGKPAAFHLVHCGGRRAGIDARIGEVADAVAKIAGDVPYIMEFTFGEYGFESDNNNTCGGLMLSFTGFSE; translated from the coding sequence ATGTTCAAAGCCAACACAGGATACAGCACGGGCGCGTCGGCATTCGACGCGGGCAAAGAAGCCGCCGCACAGGCGGTCGAGGGGCTGGACGCCCCCAAGGTGGCATTCGTCTACTGCAGCTGCGACTACAACGTCACGGCGGTCGTCGACGGTGTCAAGGAGGCGATTCCCGGCGTACCGGTTCTGGGCAACACCTCCTTCACCGGCGTCATCGTCTCCGATGGCGGTTACGTGGGCGGTGACGAGCCGTTCGTGGGCGTGATGGTGCTCTCGAGTCCGGACATGGCCGTCGGCGTTGCGGCTGCCGACCGCGCGCAAAACGACGATCCCTTCGAGGCCGGTCTCATCATGGCCGAGGCCGCGCTTGACGCCGCGGGCAAGGATGTCGCCCCCGACTTCTTCTACATGGCCGCCTCTCCTGCGGAGGAGGAGCTCTACCTCAAGGGCATTTCCTCCGTCATCGGGCGCGTGCCGTTCTTCGGCGGTTCCGCCGCAGACAACTCCATCGCCGGCGAGTGGAAGCTCTACGACAACGACGAGAGCTTTGGCGACGGTTGCGTCATCGCGCTCTTCTGGGACGCCCCGGCGATGACCAACATGTTCACCGGCGCCTATCACGAGACGGATGACTTCGGCGTTATCACGAAGGTCAACGGCCTGCGCACCATCGCCGAGATTGATGGCGTGCCCGCCGCCAAGAAGTACCAGGAGTGGACCGGTTGCTCCGATGACGACATCGCCGGTGGCAACCTGCTGGCCTACTCGATCACCTCGCCGCTCGGCGTCAAGGACCGCCTGGGCGACCTGGTCGCCATTCGCCACCCGATGAACGGCAACGACGACTTCACGATCAACGTGGGCAACAACCTGGCCGAAAAGACCTGCGTCATCCGCATGGAGGCCACGGTCGACGAGCTGATCGCGTCGGTACCCGACACGCTCGAGGCCCTCATCGACGTCATGCCCGGCAAGCCTGCTGCCTTCCACCTGGTGCATTGCGGCGGTCGTCGCGCCGGTATCGACGCGCGCATCGGCGAGGTGGCCGATGCCGTCGCCAAGATTGCCGGCGACGTGCCCTACATCATGGAGTTCACCTTTGGCGAATACGGATTCGAGTCCGACAACAACAACACGTGCGGCGGTCTCATGCTGTCGTTCACGGGCTTCAGCGAATAG
- the purF gene encoding amidophosphoribosyltransferase, whose amino-acid sequence MSSAMHEECGVFGIYAPGKDVARMTGFGLQALQHRGQESAGIAVGDGETVNVSKDLGLVTQVFDDDSLNALVGDVAIGHVRYSTSGSKASWEAAQPHMSAMGEVLLALAHNGTLTNTNKLRARLIADGARLYSSTDSEVAAKLIGMYTERTNHLREGIRHAMELMEGAYAMVLCTADGLYAFRDPHGIRPLCIGELPDNAGWVISSETCGLDIVGATYVRDVEPGEVVRVNDEGLRSFAAVEPAKRASCIFEYVYFARPDSVIDGQSVYQARRDTGRILARENPVEADLVLGVPDSGVPAALGYAAESGIEYTDGIVKNRYVGRTFIQPTDEMRQLGIRLKLNPLPDVIVGKRLVVIDDSVVRGSTSRKLVAMLRDAGAAEVHLRITSPEVLWPCFYGIDTATREQLIAANMDLAQMNEWIGSDSLAFLSLDGLREAVSGACHPSFCEACFTGEYPV is encoded by the coding sequence ATGAGTTCGGCGATGCACGAGGAATGTGGCGTATTCGGAATCTACGCACCGGGCAAGGATGTCGCCCGCATGACGGGCTTTGGCTTGCAGGCATTGCAGCACCGGGGGCAGGAAAGCGCGGGCATCGCCGTCGGAGATGGCGAGACGGTCAACGTCTCCAAGGACCTGGGACTCGTGACCCAGGTGTTCGATGACGATTCCCTCAACGCTCTCGTCGGTGACGTCGCGATCGGCCACGTGCGGTATTCCACGAGCGGATCGAAGGCCTCGTGGGAGGCGGCCCAGCCGCACATGTCGGCCATGGGCGAGGTGCTGCTCGCCCTCGCTCATAACGGCACGCTCACCAACACCAACAAGCTGCGCGCACGGCTCATAGCCGACGGCGCCCGGTTGTACTCGTCGACCGACTCCGAGGTCGCCGCCAAGCTCATCGGCATGTACACGGAGCGCACCAACCACCTGCGCGAGGGTATACGCCACGCCATGGAGCTCATGGAGGGGGCCTATGCCATGGTGCTGTGCACGGCTGATGGCCTCTACGCGTTTCGCGACCCCCACGGTATCCGTCCGCTGTGCATCGGCGAGCTGCCCGACAACGCCGGCTGGGTCATCTCGTCGGAGACCTGCGGTCTGGACATCGTCGGTGCCACCTACGTGCGCGACGTCGAGCCGGGCGAGGTCGTGCGCGTCAACGACGAGGGACTGCGCTCGTTTGCGGCCGTCGAGCCTGCCAAGCGCGCCTCGTGCATCTTCGAGTACGTGTACTTCGCCCGGCCCGACAGCGTGATAGACGGCCAGAGCGTCTACCAGGCACGACGCGATACCGGACGCATCCTCGCCCGCGAGAATCCCGTGGAGGCTGACCTCGTGCTCGGCGTGCCCGATTCCGGTGTCCCGGCTGCCCTCGGCTACGCGGCCGAAAGCGGCATCGAGTACACCGACGGCATCGTGAAGAACCGCTACGTGGGCCGCACCTTCATCCAGCCCACCGACGAGATGCGCCAGCTCGGCATCAGGCTCAAGCTCAATCCGCTACCTGATGTGATTGTGGGAAAGCGGCTCGTCGTCATCGACGATTCTGTCGTGCGCGGCAGTACCTCGCGCAAGCTCGTGGCGATGCTGCGCGATGCGGGGGCCGCCGAGGTGCACCTGCGCATCACGAGTCCGGAAGTGCTGTGGCCCTGCTTCTACGGCATCGACACGGCTACACGCGAGCAGCTCATCGCGGCGAACATGGACCTCGCGCAGATGAACGAGTGGATCGGATCGGATTCGCTCGCGTTTCTCTCCCTTGATGGCTTGCGCGAGGCGGTTTCCGGCGCATGCCATCCCTCCTTCTGCGAGGCTTGCTTCACCGGCGAGTACCCTGTCTAA
- a CDS encoding sodium:alanine symporter family protein — translation MEEALLGIVTTINSYLSNYVLLTLLIAMGLWFTIRTKFVQFRCFGEGWRRIFGDFSLRGGKQGGGMTSFQALATAIAAQVGTGNIVGACGAILVGGPGAIFWMWLIALLGMATNYAEAVMAQKTRVVDADGSVHGGPAYYITTAFKGKGGKALAGFFAVAVIIALGFIGPMVQSNSIAATMNTAFSIEPWMIGIIIAVLAGFVFIGNIHRLASITEKMVPIMAVLYVVGSIVVLIMNWQNIPDAFALIFQCAFSPEAGIGGAFFGIVAAITYGAKRGLFSNEAGMGSTPHAHALAEVRDPHEQGVVAMIGVFIDTLVVVTMTALVVISTLYVGDGALAKAYEDAGKYDTVVEFVQAEGDAIGEGMVISDGALVNAKGDTILTDDDMNDPAALAAAVGLDNGNMAQVAFSQFFTTNGGNIFVAICLLFFAFSTILSWNLFAKLNWEYLFGKKTILIFACICTFFVFLGAVLKIDLVWELQDMFNQLMVLPNAIALFALTGSILAIANAKHDKKATDVHAEHAEEKAWAEAERAAEGALRAEEDDATREILVERGDYMGREEDDKDE, via the coding sequence GTGGAAGAAGCACTATTGGGGATCGTTACGACGATCAACTCGTATCTATCTAATTACGTCCTGCTCACCTTGCTCATCGCAATGGGCCTTTGGTTCACTATCCGCACGAAGTTCGTGCAGTTCCGCTGCTTTGGCGAGGGATGGCGCCGCATCTTCGGCGACTTCTCGCTGCGCGGCGGCAAGCAAGGCGGCGGCATGACGTCGTTCCAGGCCCTGGCCACGGCCATCGCCGCGCAGGTCGGCACGGGCAACATCGTCGGTGCCTGCGGTGCCATCCTGGTGGGCGGCCCCGGCGCCATCTTCTGGATGTGGCTCATCGCCCTTTTGGGCATGGCGACCAATTATGCCGAGGCCGTCATGGCGCAGAAGACCCGCGTGGTCGACGCCGACGGATCGGTGCATGGCGGTCCCGCCTACTACATCACCACTGCATTCAAAGGCAAGGGCGGAAAGGCACTCGCCGGCTTCTTTGCCGTGGCCGTCATCATCGCCCTGGGCTTCATCGGCCCCATGGTGCAGTCCAACTCCATCGCCGCGACCATGAACACGGCGTTCTCCATCGAGCCGTGGATGATCGGCATCATCATCGCCGTACTGGCTGGATTCGTCTTCATCGGCAACATCCACCGCTTGGCATCCATCACCGAGAAGATGGTACCCATCATGGCCGTGCTCTACGTGGTGGGCTCGATCGTGGTGCTCATCATGAACTGGCAGAATATCCCCGATGCCTTCGCGCTCATCTTCCAGTGCGCCTTTAGCCCGGAAGCCGGAATCGGCGGTGCGTTCTTCGGCATCGTCGCGGCCATCACCTATGGCGCCAAGCGCGGCCTGTTCTCCAACGAGGCCGGCATGGGCTCCACCCCGCACGCCCACGCGCTCGCCGAGGTGCGCGACCCGCACGAGCAGGGCGTCGTCGCCATGATCGGCGTCTTCATCGACACGCTCGTGGTCGTCACCATGACCGCGCTCGTCGTCATCTCCACCCTCTACGTGGGCGATGGCGCGCTGGCCAAGGCTTACGAGGACGCCGGCAAGTACGACACCGTCGTCGAGTTCGTGCAGGCCGAAGGCGACGCCATCGGCGAGGGCATGGTGATTTCGGACGGAGCGCTCGTCAACGCGAAGGGCGATACGATCCTCACCGATGACGACATGAACGACCCCGCCGCCCTGGCCGCGGCCGTCGGCTTGGACAACGGCAACATGGCCCAGGTGGCGTTCAGCCAGTTCTTCACCACCAACGGCGGCAACATCTTCGTCGCCATCTGCCTGCTGTTCTTCGCGTTTTCGACGATCCTCTCGTGGAACCTGTTCGCGAAGCTCAACTGGGAATACCTCTTTGGCAAGAAGACGATTCTCATATTCGCCTGCATCTGCACGTTCTTCGTGTTCCTGGGCGCGGTGCTCAAGATCGACCTCGTCTGGGAGTTGCAGGACATGTTCAACCAGCTGATGGTGCTTCCCAACGCCATCGCGCTGTTTGCGCTGACCGGCTCGATTCTCGCCATCGCCAACGCCAAGCACGACAAGAAGGCAACCGACGTTCACGCCGAGCATGCCGAGGAAAAGGCCTGGGCCGAAGCCGAGCGCGCAGCCGAGGGTGCGCTTCGCGCCGAGGAGGACGACGCCACCCGCGAGATCCTCGTGGAACGTGGCGACTACATGGGCCGCGAGGAGGACGACAAGGACGAGTAA
- a CDS encoding DJ-1/PfpI family protein has protein sequence MPKRVAILAADGFEEIELVVPFDILREAGLEVDLVSVNGAAQVTGTNGLVIDGCVPLEGYDFSATSALVVPGGSGYAPIEASEKATEQIRAFGSNPDKVLGAICAGASIPGKLGLYKGKKYTVVPGMDGDFGGFLEKKHAVVDGNVVTGISVGGAFEFAFDLVTRICGENVAKKLRRQTFWKI, from the coding sequence ATGCCAAAGCGTGTCGCCATCCTCGCCGCCGACGGCTTCGAGGAAATCGAGCTCGTGGTGCCCTTCGACATACTGCGCGAAGCGGGACTCGAAGTGGACCTCGTGAGTGTCAACGGAGCCGCGCAGGTCACGGGCACCAATGGACTCGTTATCGACGGCTGCGTGCCCCTGGAGGGATACGACTTTTCCGCAACCAGCGCCCTTGTGGTCCCTGGTGGGTCCGGCTACGCCCCCATCGAAGCATCCGAGAAGGCGACGGAGCAGATCAGGGCCTTCGGGAGTAACCCCGACAAGGTGCTTGGTGCCATATGCGCCGGCGCATCCATTCCGGGCAAGCTGGGTCTCTACAAAGGCAAGAAATACACGGTCGTCCCCGGCATGGACGGCGACTTTGGCGGATTTCTCGAGAAGAAGCATGCAGTGGTCGATGGCAACGTCGTCACGGGCATCTCCGTGGGCGGTGCCTTCGAGTTCGCGTTTGACCTCGTTACTCGCATTTGCGGAGAGAACGTGGCGAAGAAGCTGCGCAGGCAGACCTTCTGGAAGATCTAG
- a CDS encoding acetyltransferase, producing MQITMPQNRTDMLVEELTSVWRASVEATHDFLGEQDVERIAQYVPEAIRAVRILVTACDDNGHALGFAGVDDGKLEMLFIDPAYRGKGVGATLLNFTVHELGVTTVDVNEQNAQARGFYEHEGFEVVGRSETDEQGEPFPILHMHLKAR from the coding sequence ATGCAGATCACGATGCCGCAAAATCGCACTGACATGCTGGTGGAGGAGTTGACGTCCGTGTGGCGCGCATCCGTCGAGGCGACGCATGACTTCCTGGGTGAACAGGACGTCGAACGAATCGCGCAATACGTGCCGGAGGCGATACGCGCGGTTCGCATCCTCGTGACGGCATGCGATGACAACGGACATGCGCTGGGCTTTGCCGGCGTAGATGACGGAAAGCTTGAAATGCTCTTCATCGACCCCGCATATCGCGGTAAAGGCGTGGGAGCGACGCTTTTAAACTTCACGGTGCACGAGCTGGGAGTCACAACCGTGGACGTGAACGAGCAAAACGCCCAGGCCCGAGGCTTCTACGAACACGAGGGTTTCGAGGTCGTCGGACGATCGGAGACCGACGAGCAGGGCGAGCCCTTCCCCATCCTGCACATGCACCTGAAAGCACGATGA
- a CDS encoding YxeA family protein: MGKRVAVIAAVVLVAAVAVVGFRWGLIPGMASGTYYTQVDNTQVREQESDGGVIDFTGGMPLLYTLPSYDENGSVQDLSFGTERQLREGAYLRLNVLPVRGVTEWREVQYEELPSAVQARMRR; this comes from the coding sequence ATGGGTAAGAGGGTAGCCGTTATCGCGGCCGTGGTACTGGTTGCCGCGGTCGCCGTCGTCGGCTTTCGCTGGGGACTCATCCCCGGGATGGCGAGCGGAACGTATTACACGCAAGTCGATAACACGCAGGTTCGGGAGCAAGAGTCGGATGGTGGCGTCATCGACTTCACGGGTGGCATGCCGCTGCTCTACACGCTGCCTTCCTATGACGAGAACGGAAGCGTGCAAGACCTGAGCTTCGGCACGGAACGCCAGCTTCGGGAAGGTGCGTACCTGCGACTCAACGTCCTTCCCGTCCGCGGTGTTACGGAGTGGCGCGAGGTGCAGTACGAGGAGCTTCCGTCCGCGGTCCAGGCAAGAATGCGGCGTTAG
- a CDS encoding prolyl oligopeptidase family serine peptidase yields MPVAVLTLLVGALLFIGTYTATPYGSTATAQDVRASTLDKAVAATEEARVQLLASYEVTPGTYVDRGFLVDNVLHAGNLGDIHFSLLVPESYDVTRPVSLFVTLPAEPGLYYQGAGANLQVEEFAFTAQGYDPNMIIVAPQPNDWTQTSANQIVELTEYLLLAYEIDPERVYLEGYSYGGETLSLVMDTKPQLYRAALHLASQWDGDVEALATARIPLRISLGDNDEFYSVEAAQRVVDELRALYEAQGLSEEEINRLVVFDVKPASYFWDPNEQHGGGSPRMARDPEVLGWLFAQ; encoded by the coding sequence ATGCCCGTCGCAGTCCTGACGCTCCTCGTGGGCGCGCTGCTCTTCATAGGCACCTATACCGCCACGCCGTACGGCTCCACAGCCACGGCGCAGGACGTCCGCGCATCCACCCTCGACAAGGCGGTCGCCGCCACCGAGGAGGCACGCGTGCAGCTCCTCGCATCGTACGAGGTCACACCCGGAACTTACGTCGATCGTGGCTTCCTCGTCGATAACGTGCTCCATGCAGGCAACCTGGGCGACATCCACTTCAGCCTCCTCGTGCCCGAGAGCTATGACGTCACGCGGCCCGTGTCGCTCTTCGTGACGCTTCCCGCCGAACCAGGTCTCTACTACCAGGGCGCTGGCGCAAACCTGCAGGTGGAGGAGTTCGCGTTTACCGCGCAGGGCTACGACCCCAACATGATCATCGTCGCACCGCAACCCAATGATTGGACGCAAACCTCGGCCAATCAGATCGTCGAGTTGACCGAATACCTGCTGCTCGCCTATGAAATCGACCCCGAGCGCGTCTACCTCGAAGGCTACTCCTACGGCGGCGAGACCTTGTCGCTCGTCATGGACACCAAGCCGCAACTCTACCGCGCCGCACTGCATCTCGCCTCGCAGTGGGATGGGGATGTCGAGGCCCTGGCCACTGCACGGATACCGCTACGCATCTCGCTGGGCGACAACGACGAGTTCTACAGCGTCGAGGCCGCGCAAAGGGTCGTCGATGAGCTGCGTGCCCTCTACGAGGCACAGGGGCTCAGCGAGGAGGAAATCAACCGCCTGGTCGTGTTCGACGTGAAGCCGGCGTCGTACTTCTGGGACCCAAACGAGCAACATGGCGGCGGCAGCCCCCGCATGGCACGCGACCCCGAAGTGCTCGGCTGGCTCTTCGCACAGTAG
- a CDS encoding DNA alkylation repair protein → MTPFEHYMYVLECGDGSLYTGYTTDVDARVAAHQAGTGAKYTKAHAPVRLVAQARFYSKERAMSAEARFKQLDRANKDALLAKAANTPLEDVLCDELPGFGEDTASEFVCRSLARNVDLDYRDFHARLVPTVDKKIIAGVRTPALRTIAKELVKRDDVDAFLKTLPHRLFDENQVHAFAIGLEKDYDAALALYERFLPFVDNWATCDQLPVKVFAKRPDETLEHIERWLASKHCYTIRFAMGALMRLYLDELFDERFLDSVAHTRMPNTAENPASEDDVYYVDMMRAWYFAEALAKQETSALPYLELQGDEALLDEWTRRKAI, encoded by the coding sequence ATGACTCCGTTCGAGCATTACATGTATGTCCTGGAGTGTGGAGACGGCAGCCTCTACACGGGCTATACCACCGATGTCGACGCCCGCGTAGCCGCGCATCAGGCAGGGACCGGCGCCAAGTACACGAAGGCCCATGCACCCGTGCGGCTCGTCGCGCAGGCACGCTTCTACTCGAAGGAGCGCGCCATGAGCGCGGAGGCACGCTTCAAGCAGCTCGACCGTGCGAACAAGGACGCGCTGCTCGCCAAGGCAGCGAATACGCCGCTGGAAGACGTGCTATGCGACGAGCTTCCCGGCTTTGGCGAGGACACGGCCAGCGAGTTCGTATGTCGCAGTCTGGCACGCAACGTTGACCTGGACTATCGCGACTTCCATGCACGCCTCGTGCCCACCGTGGACAAGAAGATCATCGCCGGCGTCAGGACTCCCGCCCTGCGCACGATCGCCAAGGAGCTCGTGAAGCGCGATGACGTCGACGCGTTCCTCAAAACGCTTCCCCATCGTCTGTTCGACGAGAACCAGGTGCATGCCTTTGCCATCGGATTGGAGAAGGACTACGACGCGGCCCTGGCGCTTTACGAACGCTTCCTGCCCTTCGTGGATAATTGGGCAACCTGCGATCAGCTGCCGGTCAAGGTATTTGCCAAACGTCCCGACGAGACGCTCGAGCACATCGAACGCTGGCTCGCATCAAAGCATTGCTACACGATTCGTTTTGCCATGGGTGCGCTCATGCGCCTCTATCTCGACGAGCTATTCGACGAGCGCTTTCTCGATTCGGTTGCGCACACGCGCATGCCCAACACCGCCGAAAACCCCGCCAGCGAAGACGATGTCTATTACGTTGACATGATGCGTGCCTGGTACTTTGCCGAAGCGCTTGCGAAACAGGAAACGTCCGCGCTTCCGTATCTCGAGCTGCAGGGCGATGAGGCGTTGCTTGACGAATGGACGCGCCGCAAGGCAATATAG